One region of Diabrotica undecimpunctata isolate CICGRU chromosome 6, icDiaUnde3, whole genome shotgun sequence genomic DNA includes:
- the LOC140444450 gene encoding uncharacterized protein translates to MTQFSSFSKEIDCLKNKDFVIGKGKLVPLNPFLDNNGILRVGVRLNQSSLSESQKHPILLPANHYITRLIIREEHVKLKHAGPQTTLYSVRQMYWPLDGRNVTRKILHRCIPCFRVKPRPANHKMGNLLEYRVTPSRPFLKTGVDYCGPLFIKEKKFRNRRRLKVYLAVYVCMSTRAVHLELVSDLTTEAFLASFRCFCARRVKCAKVYSDNATNFVGASRELYELFNSSDYQNAIRKNLSVERFAWHFIPTKSPHFEGIWEAAVKSFKNHLIRTVGDTLLTYKQLETYLIEIEAVLNSRPISPL, encoded by the coding sequence ATGACGCAATTCTCGTCATTTTCAAAAGAAattgattgtttaaaaaataaggaTTTCGTTATTGGTAAAGGTAAATTGGTGCCTTTAAATCCATTCCTAGATAACAACGGAATCTTAAGGGTTGGTGTCAGACTTAATCAATCCTCGTTATCTGAGTCGCAAAAACATCCAATCTTGCTGCCAGCTAATCATTACATTACTCGATTAATTATACGTGAAGAACACGTAAAATTAAAACATGCTGGTCCTCAAACCACCTTATACTCCGTGCGCCAAATGTATTGGCCTTTAGACGGACGTAATGTAACTCGAAAAATTTTACATCGATGCATCCCTTGTTTTCGCGTAAAACCTCGTCCGGCTAATCATAAAATGGGTAACCTTCTCGAATACCGAGTAACTCCTTCCCGACCTTTTCTTAAAACTGGAGTCGATTATTGCGGTCCTTTGTTTATTAAGGAGAAAAAGTTCCGCAATCGTAGACGATTAAAGGTATACCTCGCAGTATATGTATGCATGTCTACACGAGCAGTTCATTTGGAACTAGTAAGCGACTTAACCACCGAAGCATTTTTAGCTAGCTTTCGCTGTTTTTGTGCTAGACGAGTAAAATGTGCAAAAGTATATTCGGATAACGCTACCAATTTCGTGGGAGCAAGTCGCGAGCTGTATGAATTATTTAACTCGTCAGATTATCAAAATGCCATTAGAAAAAATTTGAGTGTTGAAAGGTTCGCTTGGCATTTTATACCGACCAAATCTCCTCACTTTGAAGGAATTTGGGAAGCCGCGGTTAAGTCCTTTAAGAATCATTTAATTCGCACTGTAGGTGATACTTTGTTAACATATAAACAATTAGAAACCTATCTTATTGAAATAGAAGCAGTATTAAATTCTCGTCCTATTTCTCCTTTGTAG